TTGTTAATTTTTCCTGTTTGTTAAATAAATTTACAATGTAAATTCCGGGTTTAATATTTAATTTAATTTCTGTATTTCCATAACCACCAGAATAAATAATATCTCCATAAACGTTAACAATGTTCAAG
This window of the Bacteroidia bacterium genome carries:
- a CDS encoding T9SS type A sorting domain-containing protein; amino-acid sequence: LNIVNVYGDIIYSGGYGNTEIKLNIKPGIYIVNLFNKQEKLTKRFVVL